A genomic window from Pantoea alhagi includes:
- the fdx gene encoding ISC system 2Fe-2S type ferredoxin: MPKIVFLPHKDLLPEGGVFDAAQGDTILDVALRNGIELEHACEKSCACTTCHCIVREGFDSLPESSEDEDDMLDKAWGLEPESRLSCQARVTDEDLVVELPRYTINHAREH; the protein is encoded by the coding sequence ATGCCGAAGATTGTCTTTTTACCCCATAAGGACCTGCTGCCGGAAGGCGGCGTATTTGACGCCGCACAGGGCGATACTATTCTTGACGTCGCGCTGCGCAACGGCATTGAGCTTGAGCATGCCTGTGAAAAATCCTGTGCCTGCACCACCTGCCACTGCATCGTGCGTGAAGGATTCGACTCACTGCCAGAAAGCAGCGAAGATGAAGATGATATGCTGGATAAAGCCTGGGGACTGGAGCCGGAAAGCCGTCTCAGCTGCCAGGCGCGCGTAACGGATGAAGACCTGGTAGTGGAACTTCCACGCTATACCATCAACCACGCACGCGAACATTAA
- the iscX gene encoding Fe-S cluster assembly protein IscX, whose protein sequence is MGLKWTDSREIGEALYDAYPDTDPKTVRFTDMHQWICQLEGFDDNPDASSEKILEAILLVWLDEFE, encoded by the coding sequence GTGGGACTGAAATGGACCGACAGCCGTGAAATCGGCGAAGCCTTGTACGATGCTTATCCTGATACCGACCCAAAAACGGTACGCTTTACCGATATGCATCAATGGATTTGTCAGCTGGAAGGGTTTGATGATAATCCTGATGCATCCAGTGAAAAAATTCTTGAAGCGATACTGCTGGTTTGGCTGGATGAGTTTGAGTAA
- the pepB gene encoding aminopeptidase PepB encodes MTTEKMNIALSTTAADARWGEKAILSSNEEGMTIHLNGSDALATIQRAARKIDGQGIRHVALSGDGWDLEKSWAFWQGYRGPKGERSVDWAPLSDSDRQELDRRLNIIDWVRNVINQPAEELGPEQLARRAVDLISKYAGDAVSYRITKGEDLREQNYLGLHTVGRGSSRSPVLLALDYNPGGDENTPVYACLVGKGITFDTGGYSLKQSAFMDSMKSDMGGAATLTGALGLAIARGLKKRVKLYLCCADNMVSGNAFRLGDIIRYRNGKTVEVMNTDAEGRLVLADGLIDASQQQPELLIDAATLTGAAKTALGNDYHALFTFDDRLAQELLNSAASENEAFWRLPLAEFHRTHLSSNFADLNNIAGAAHTAGASTAAAFLSHFVSNYQQGWLHIDCSATYRKGAVEQWAAGATGLGVRTIANLLLK; translated from the coding sequence ATGACCACTGAAAAGATGAATATCGCGCTGTCGACCACGGCTGCGGATGCTCGTTGGGGCGAAAAAGCGATCCTCAGCAGCAACGAAGAAGGAATGACGATCCACCTGAACGGTAGCGATGCGCTGGCAACCATTCAGCGCGCCGCGCGTAAAATTGACGGTCAGGGCATTCGCCATGTGGCGTTGAGCGGTGACGGCTGGGATTTGGAAAAAAGCTGGGCGTTTTGGCAAGGCTATCGCGGACCGAAAGGCGAACGCAGTGTTGACTGGGCACCGCTCAGCGACAGCGATCGCCAGGAGCTGGATCGCCGTCTGAATATCATCGACTGGGTGCGCAATGTGATTAACCAGCCGGCTGAAGAGCTGGGCCCGGAGCAACTGGCGCGCCGCGCGGTTGATCTGATCAGCAAATATGCCGGTGATGCGGTGAGTTACCGTATCACCAAGGGCGAAGATCTGCGCGAGCAAAACTATCTGGGTTTGCATACCGTGGGTCGCGGCTCGTCGCGCAGTCCGGTCCTGCTGGCGCTCGATTATAATCCGGGTGGTGACGAAAATACCCCGGTTTACGCCTGTCTGGTAGGCAAAGGCATTACCTTTGATACCGGCGGCTACAGCCTGAAGCAAAGCGCCTTTATGGACTCCATGAAGTCCGATATGGGCGGCGCAGCAACCCTTACCGGTGCGTTAGGGCTGGCGATTGCGCGCGGCCTGAAAAAACGCGTAAAACTCTATCTTTGCTGTGCAGACAATATGGTGAGCGGCAACGCTTTCCGCCTGGGTGATATTATTCGCTACCGCAACGGCAAAACCGTTGAGGTCATGAATACCGATGCGGAAGGGCGTCTGGTTCTGGCTGATGGCCTGATTGATGCCAGCCAGCAGCAGCCGGAGCTGCTTATTGATGCAGCTACGCTGACCGGCGCTGCAAAAACCGCGCTGGGCAACGATTATCACGCGCTGTTTACCTTTGACGATCGGCTGGCGCAGGAGCTGTTAAACAGCGCCGCCAGCGAAAACGAAGCGTTCTGGCGTCTGCCGCTGGCGGAGTTCCATCGGACTCATCTGTCATCCAACTTTGCCGATCTGAACAATATTGCCGGTGCGGCACATACCGCAGGCGCAAGTACGGCCGCTGCGTTCCTGTCGCATTTTGTCAGTAACTATCAGCAGGGCTGGCTGCATATTGATTGTTCCGCTACCTATCGCAAAGGCGCGGTTGAACAGTGGGCAGCCGGTGCGACCGGGCTTGGCGTGCGCACCATCGCTAATCTGCTGCTGAAATAA
- the sseB gene encoding enhanced serine sensitivity protein SseB, with protein METNANARLEKVLELAATEPAHRPEFFTLLMEASVWVPGSSTDEKLDASTPVELQHWEKEDGTSVIPFFTSEAAMAEATEGEQSYVMLPVRTLFEMTQGETLFLNPKLPAGKEFSPREIAHLLGEEGDALSQQTVLEGGTSLLLSEVAEPPAQMIDSLTQLLSKYKQVRRAFVAHIKERADERPNLLIAIEADEDIDKIIRAVGAVATDTLLDDEPVDICQIVEGEKGISHFFTAHITPFYERRWGSFLREFKGGQRII; from the coding sequence ATGGAAACAAATGCTAACGCACGTCTGGAAAAGGTGCTGGAACTGGCGGCGACTGAGCCTGCGCATCGGCCAGAGTTTTTTACCCTGCTGATGGAAGCCAGCGTTTGGGTGCCGGGCAGCAGCACTGATGAAAAGCTGGATGCCAGTACGCCGGTAGAGCTACAGCACTGGGAAAAGGAAGATGGCACCAGCGTGATTCCTTTTTTTACCTCCGAAGCGGCGATGGCGGAAGCGACAGAGGGCGAGCAGTCTTATGTCATGTTGCCGGTACGCACGCTGTTTGAGATGACGCAGGGCGAAACGCTGTTTCTTAATCCCAAACTGCCAGCGGGGAAAGAGTTCTCTCCACGCGAGATCGCTCATCTGCTGGGGGAAGAAGGCGATGCGCTAAGCCAGCAAACGGTGCTGGAGGGCGGTACGTCGCTGCTGCTATCGGAAGTTGCCGAGCCGCCTGCGCAGATGATCGATTCTTTAACGCAGCTGTTAAGCAAATATAAGCAGGTGCGCCGGGCATTTGTTGCGCATATCAAAGAGCGGGCAGACGAGCGGCCTAATCTGCTGATCGCTATTGAGGCGGACGAGGATATCGATAAGATCATTCGTGCTGTGGGTGCGGTTGCCACCGATACTTTACTGGATGATGAACCGGTGGATATCTGCCAAATCGTCGAAGGCGAGAAGGGCATCAGCCATTTCTTCACGGCGCACATTACGCCGTTTTATGAACGACGCTGGGGAAGTTTTCTGCGTGAGTTCAAAGGCGGCCAGCGTATTATCTAA
- the sseA gene encoding 3-mercaptopyruvate sulfurtransferase, which translates to MTSALFVTAQWLAEHQNDADLQVIDARMAPAGQEHLRDMHAEYAAGHLPNAPFFDIEQLSDRNSPYPHMMPRPETFAVAMRELGIDSTKHLVVYDEGNLFSAPRAWWMLRAFGVERVSLLAGGLAGWKQAGYALQTGDVNLPEAEFEAHYDPQLVKSVTDVLLISHEGTAQLIDARPANRFAGEVDEPRPGLRRGHIPGSRNVPWGELVINGQLKPEAELRAIFQHQGVDLTQPIVASCGSGVTAAVAILALTALGIKEVKLYDGSWSEWGSRDDLPVATSH; encoded by the coding sequence ATGACATCCGCTCTCTTTGTAACCGCTCAGTGGTTAGCTGAACATCAGAACGATGCAGATTTGCAGGTTATCGACGCGCGTATGGCGCCTGCGGGTCAGGAGCACTTACGGGATATGCATGCCGAATACGCGGCGGGACACCTGCCCAATGCGCCTTTTTTTGATATTGAGCAGCTCTCCGATCGTAACAGCCCTTATCCGCATATGATGCCGCGTCCAGAAACATTTGCGGTGGCGATGCGTGAGCTGGGCATCGACAGTACAAAACATCTGGTGGTATATGATGAGGGCAATCTGTTTTCAGCGCCACGCGCCTGGTGGATGCTGCGCGCCTTCGGCGTTGAACGGGTTTCACTGCTGGCGGGCGGCCTGGCAGGCTGGAAGCAGGCTGGCTATGCGCTGCAAACCGGCGATGTCAATCTGCCGGAAGCGGAGTTTGAAGCACACTACGATCCGCAGTTGGTGAAAAGCGTCACTGACGTACTGTTAATCAGCCATGAAGGCACCGCGCAGCTGATTGATGCGCGCCCGGCCAATCGCTTCGCAGGCGAAGTTGACGAGCCGCGTCCAGGCCTGCGTCGCGGCCATATCCCCGGCAGCAGGAATGTCCCCTGGGGTGAGCTGGTGATTAACGGTCAACTGAAACCGGAAGCGGAGCTACGCGCCATTTTTCAGCATCAGGGCGTAGACTTAACCCAGCCTATCGTGGCCAGCTGCGGCTCTGGCGTCACAGCGGCGGTCGCTATCCTGGCACTAACAGCGCTGGGTATCAAAGAGGTGAAACTGTATGACGGTTCATGGAGCGAATGGGGCAGCCGCGACGATCTGCCTGTTGCCACGTCGCACTAA
- a CDS encoding alpha-2-macroglobulin family protein, which produces MSRLRYKAGAAWLLSLMLLSGCDDNNSDAPLKAAASQPATARSSATELSAEQRAAQLAREQGKPLQVIDISEVQLDGAGTLVVTFSVSLNEQQNFNQYAHITDSKSGALEGGWELSPNRKELRFRHLEPARELKVRVDSGLKAANGATLEKAVEQTLTTRDIQPMVGFASRGSLLPTRITTGLPVMALNVNQVDVDFFRIKMASLPAFIADWQYGNSLQTWQSESLLQKADLVYTGRFDLNPARNTREQLQLPLGDIKPLSQPGVYLAVMKQAGTYSYTNAATLFTLSDIGLSLHQFPQRVDLFSQRLEDGESLDGVALSMLDEKGHTLSQATTDAQGHATLPWQAKAKLILATKNDQTSLIDLSRPALDLAEFAVAGPEGYDKQLFIFGPRDLYRPGETLIANALMRDADGKPLPPQPVKLDIVKPDGDTARTLTWQPENGLWQLRYPLPKDAPTGRWMLRVEAGDGRPRQWPFSVEDFMPERMALSLTASDRPVSPTSDINFHVSGRYLYGAPAGNRLQGQLFLRPDREAVKSLPGYQFGDINEQGLKRNLDEIDLTLDTQGKATVAAPASWQEIASPARLILQASLLESGGRPVTRRVSQAIWPAEVLPGIRPLFASKEVYDYRNDTTLMQPVVDENSSAEFSIVLANARGEKITDQQVEVRLIRERRDYYWSFAEGDGWQSRYDQKDLVEETRQITLSAEGEARVAFPVEWGSYRIEAVAPDSERRSSIRFWAGYSWQDNTDGTGAVRPDQVKLKLDKANYQPGDRAMVQIEAPAAGKGYLLVESSSGPLWWQTVDVPAGGTQVAVPVDKAWRRHDLYFSALVIRPGDKAQGVTPKRAIGILHLPMQDEARRLNLTLTAPQKIRPNQNLTIKVKASSAGGDMPKQVQVLLSAVDSGVLSITDYKTPDPYAAFFGRKRYNADQYDVYGQLIEGQGRLAALRFGGDGDEGDPLKRGGQQPVNHVNILATQLQPVTLDANGEGTITLPIPEFNGEMRLMAQAWSEDRFGQSESTVVVAAPLITQMATPRFLAGGDSSRLALDITNLTERPQTLTVNLQASGLVTLMDPSPRQISLRPGERTTLFVPVSAAMGYGEGSIEALITGVEIPGENLAPGKGRWILGVRPAWPAETRSFNAVMRPGTPWQLSAENFSGLEPATVQSQLALSGRPPLNIARYISELYAWPYGCLEQTISGLWPSLYTNHKELTALGIKSGSDSERHAAIETGIDRIGQMQRYNGGFGLWGKESAEEFWLTAYAMDFLTRAGEQGYHPDKTILAKGNERLLRYLQDGNQVEVYYSNDPAATRFNVQSYAALVLARQQKAPLGALRALYEQRAQAKSGLALVQLGVALKLMGDTPRANALLNQGIHSVRPAHFYWLEDYGSPLRDSAQIVTLLREYQLLPEAQDNLIIALAQQLNGKQWLSTQENNALFLAAHTLEQDESTVWQVRLNEQEALISGNKTRILLPGESLLNAGITVNSLGDAPVYGRLDVVGYPQTPPPASSHNLAVRREYLDLNGNPLSLTAVKSGQLILVHLTVSATDRVPDALVTDLLPAGLELENQNLASASASLGESAANVQELMNDMQQVSIKHMEFRDDRFVAAIDVDNYRPAQLLYLARAVTPGNYQVPAPQVESMYVPQWRATGETPARLTVR; this is translated from the coding sequence ATGTCCCGGTTAAGGTATAAAGCTGGCGCCGCCTGGCTGCTGTCGCTAATGCTGCTGAGCGGCTGTGATGATAACAATTCCGATGCGCCGTTGAAGGCCGCCGCCAGTCAACCGGCCACAGCCAGGAGCAGCGCAACTGAGCTCAGCGCTGAACAGCGGGCCGCACAGCTGGCGCGAGAGCAGGGCAAACCGCTGCAGGTTATCGATATTTCAGAAGTGCAGCTCGACGGCGCCGGCACGCTGGTGGTGACCTTTTCCGTTTCGTTGAATGAGCAGCAAAACTTTAATCAATATGCTCATATCACAGACAGCAAAAGCGGCGCACTGGAGGGCGGCTGGGAGCTTTCGCCTAACCGTAAAGAACTGCGTTTTCGTCATCTGGAACCGGCAAGAGAACTCAAGGTGCGCGTTGATAGCGGACTGAAAGCCGCTAACGGCGCCACGCTGGAAAAAGCGGTGGAACAGACGCTGACCACGCGTGATATACAGCCGATGGTAGGTTTCGCCAGCCGTGGATCGCTGCTGCCGACGCGCATCACAACGGGGCTGCCAGTGATGGCGCTTAACGTCAATCAGGTGGATGTTGATTTCTTCCGTATTAAAATGGCCTCCCTCCCGGCTTTTATTGCCGACTGGCAGTATGGCAACAGCCTGCAAACCTGGCAGTCTGAATCGCTGCTGCAAAAGGCGGATCTGGTTTATACCGGACGTTTTGATCTTAACCCGGCACGCAATACGCGCGAACAGCTCCAGCTGCCGCTGGGGGATATTAAGCCGCTGTCGCAGCCAGGCGTCTATCTGGCCGTTATGAAGCAGGCGGGGACTTACAGCTACACCAATGCCGCTACGCTCTTCACGCTCAGCGATATTGGCCTCTCGCTGCATCAGTTCCCACAGCGAGTGGATCTCTTCAGCCAGCGGCTGGAGGATGGCGAGTCGCTGGATGGCGTGGCCCTGAGCATGCTGGATGAAAAAGGACATACCCTAAGCCAGGCCACCACCGATGCTCAGGGGCATGCGACACTGCCCTGGCAGGCCAAAGCGAAGTTGATCCTCGCAACCAAAAACGATCAAACGTCGCTGATCGATCTTAGTCGTCCGGCGTTGGATCTGGCGGAGTTTGCCGTTGCCGGGCCTGAAGGCTATGACAAACAGCTGTTTATTTTCGGCCCACGCGATCTCTACCGCCCAGGCGAGACGCTGATCGCTAATGCGCTGATGCGCGACGCGGATGGCAAACCGCTGCCACCGCAGCCGGTAAAGTTAGATATTGTGAAGCCGGATGGTGACACGGCCCGCACCCTGACCTGGCAGCCGGAAAACGGCCTGTGGCAGCTGCGTTATCCGTTACCAAAAGATGCGCCGACCGGGCGCTGGATGCTACGGGTGGAAGCGGGCGATGGCCGTCCACGTCAGTGGCCGTTTAGCGTCGAAGATTTTATGCCGGAGCGCATGGCGCTCAGCCTGACAGCCAGCGATCGGCCTGTATCACCAACCAGCGATATCAACTTTCACGTCAGCGGACGTTATCTGTATGGTGCCCCTGCAGGCAATCGCCTGCAGGGGCAGCTGTTTTTGCGTCCCGATCGCGAAGCGGTGAAAAGCCTGCCTGGCTATCAGTTCGGCGATATTAACGAGCAGGGGCTGAAGCGCAATCTGGATGAAATCGATCTGACGCTGGATACGCAGGGCAAGGCGACGGTCGCCGCGCCTGCCTCCTGGCAAGAAATAGCTTCGCCAGCTCGTCTTATTCTGCAAGCCAGCCTGCTGGAAAGCGGTGGGCGTCCGGTTACACGTCGCGTTAGTCAGGCGATTTGGCCTGCCGAAGTGCTGCCGGGCATCCGCCCATTATTTGCCAGTAAAGAGGTTTATGATTACCGCAACGATACCACTCTCATGCAGCCGGTTGTCGATGAGAACAGCAGCGCAGAATTCAGCATTGTGCTGGCTAATGCGCGCGGCGAAAAAATAACCGATCAGCAGGTTGAAGTGCGGCTGATCCGCGAACGACGTGACTATTACTGGAGTTTTGCCGAAGGCGATGGCTGGCAGTCACGTTATGATCAAAAAGATCTGGTTGAAGAGACGCGCCAGATAACGCTTAGCGCTGAAGGTGAAGCCAGAGTCGCTTTCCCGGTAGAGTGGGGCTCATATCGAATCGAAGCGGTTGCGCCTGACAGCGAGCGCCGCAGTAGCATACGTTTTTGGGCAGGCTACAGCTGGCAGGATAATACCGATGGCACCGGTGCGGTGCGGCCCGATCAGGTGAAACTCAAGCTGGATAAAGCCAACTATCAGCCTGGCGACAGGGCGATGGTACAGATAGAAGCGCCTGCCGCAGGTAAAGGCTATCTGCTGGTAGAGTCAAGTAGCGGTCCGCTCTGGTGGCAAACAGTTGATGTACCTGCCGGGGGCACCCAGGTGGCGGTCCCTGTCGATAAGGCGTGGCGTCGTCACGACCTTTACTTCAGCGCGCTGGTTATTCGTCCCGGAGATAAAGCGCAGGGCGTTACGCCGAAGCGCGCCATAGGGATTTTACATTTACCGATGCAGGATGAGGCGCGCCGACTGAATCTGACGCTAACGGCGCCGCAAAAAATACGACCGAACCAAAACCTCACGATAAAGGTAAAGGCATCGAGCGCAGGCGGTGATATGCCGAAGCAGGTGCAGGTGCTGTTGTCGGCTGTTGATAGCGGTGTATTGAGCATTACTGACTATAAAACGCCCGATCCTTATGCCGCCTTCTTTGGACGTAAACGCTATAACGCCGATCAGTATGATGTCTATGGACAGCTAATCGAAGGGCAGGGGCGGCTGGCTGCGTTGCGCTTCGGTGGAGATGGCGATGAAGGCGATCCTTTAAAGCGCGGCGGGCAACAGCCGGTTAATCATGTCAATATTCTGGCTACGCAGCTTCAGCCGGTTACGCTGGATGCCAACGGCGAGGGCACCATTACGCTACCGATACCGGAGTTTAACGGGGAGATGCGGCTGATGGCGCAGGCATGGAGCGAGGATCGCTTCGGCCAGAGTGAAAGCACCGTGGTGGTTGCCGCGCCGTTAATTACCCAAATGGCAACGCCGCGCTTTCTGGCAGGCGGAGACAGCAGCCGTCTGGCGCTGGATATCACTAACCTCACAGAAAGGCCGCAAACATTGACGGTTAACCTGCAGGCCAGTGGTCTGGTAACGCTGATGGATCCGTCGCCGCGCCAGATAAGCCTGCGTCCGGGAGAGCGCACCACGCTATTCGTGCCGGTCAGTGCCGCAATGGGTTATGGCGAAGGCAGCATCGAGGCTCTTATTACAGGCGTGGAGATTCCGGGCGAAAACCTGGCGCCGGGTAAAGGCCGCTGGATCCTTGGCGTACGGCCCGCCTGGCCCGCAGAGACGCGCAGTTTTAACGCTGTTATGCGCCCCGGGACGCCGTGGCAGTTATCTGCTGAAAACTTCAGCGGACTGGAGCCCGCGACAGTACAGAGCCAGTTGGCGCTGAGTGGCCGTCCGCCACTCAACATTGCACGCTATATCAGCGAGCTTTACGCCTGGCCTTACGGTTGCCTGGAGCAAACCATTAGCGGTTTGTGGCCCTCGCTATACACCAATCATAAAGAATTGACGGCCCTGGGCATTAAAAGCGGTAGCGATAGCGAGCGACACGCGGCGATTGAAACCGGGATTGATCGTATCGGCCAGATGCAGCGCTATAACGGCGGCTTTGGTTTATGGGGTAAGGAGAGCGCCGAAGAGTTCTGGCTTACTGCCTATGCGATGGATTTCCTGACGCGGGCAGGCGAGCAGGGCTATCATCCTGATAAGACGATACTGGCCAAAGGCAATGAACGTCTGCTGCGCTACCTGCAGGATGGCAATCAAGTAGAGGTGTATTACAGCAATGATCCTGCTGCAACGCGCTTTAACGTGCAGTCTTACGCTGCGCTGGTTCTGGCACGTCAGCAAAAGGCGCCGCTGGGGGCATTGCGTGCGCTGTATGAACAGCGAGCACAGGCAAAATCGGGCCTGGCGCTGGTGCAGCTGGGCGTAGCGCTGAAGCTGATGGGCGATACGCCGCGCGCCAACGCGCTGCTGAACCAGGGCATACATAGCGTGCGTCCCGCCCATTTTTACTGGCTGGAGGATTACGGCAGCCCGTTGCGTGACAGTGCGCAAATTGTCACCCTGCTGCGCGAGTATCAGCTACTGCCGGAAGCGCAGGACAATTTAATTATTGCTCTGGCGCAACAGCTTAACGGGAAGCAGTGGCTATCGACGCAGGAAAACAATGCGCTATTTCTTGCAGCACATACGCTGGAGCAAGATGAAAGCACGGTGTGGCAGGTAAGGCTCAATGAGCAGGAGGCGCTGATTAGCGGCAATAAAACTCGCATTCTGCTGCCTGGCGAGTCGCTGCTTAATGCTGGGATAACGGTAAACAGCCTGGGCGACGCCCCGGTATATGGCCGCCTGGACGTGGTCGGCTACCCGCAGACCCCGCCGCCAGCGTCCAGTCATAACCTTGCTGTGCGTCGTGAATATCTTGATCTCAATGGCAACCCCTTGTCTCTGACAGCAGTGAAAAGTGGCCAACTGATATTGGTGCATCTCACCGTCTCGGCTACCGATCGTGTGCCGGATGCGCTGGTTACCGATCTGCTTCCTGCGGGGCTGGAGCTGGAGAATCAGAACCTTGCCAGCGCCAGCGCCAGCCTGGGCGAAAGCGCGGCGAACGTGCAGGAGCTGATGAATGATATGCAGCAGGTCAGCATTAAGCACATGGAGTTTCGTGACGATCGCTTTGTTGCCGCTATTGATGTAGACAACTACCGGCCCGCTCAACTGCTCTATTTAGCGCGAGCGGTTACGCCTGGTAACTATCAGGTTCCGGCGCCGCAGGTGGAATCGATGTATGTGCCGCAGTGGCGCGCAACCGGTGAAACGCCGGCGCGACTGACGGTTCGCTAA
- the pbpC gene encoding peptidoglycan glycosyltransferase PbpC (penicillin-binding protein 1C) has translation MKFLLRPVKIVLSGLFILLALLWLADRLFPLPLQQAAPARLVVAEDGTPLWRFADKNGIWRYPVTPEEVSPWYLQALLTYEDRWFWHHPGINPLALLRAAWQDLRGGEIVSGGSTLTMQVARLIDPQPRTFAGKLHQAWRALQLEWHLSKREILTLYLNRAPFGGTLEGVGAASWSWLGKSPAALTRGEAALLAVLPQAPSRLRPDRWPERAQAARDKVLLRLADYGVWPRVDVEEIMQEPVWLAPRQMPQLAPLLARRVLALSKQSKITTTINTSLQRQIEALAQGWKGSLPPRTSMAVLVVDHTTMQVRAWMGSVDLNDESRFGHVDMIGSVRSPGSVLKPFLYGLALDDGLIAAESLLQDVPRRFGDYRPGNFDTGFHGPVSASEALVRSLNLPAVQLLEAYGPKRLTAALRNAGLTLRFPAAAEPNLSLILGGTGARMEEIVAAYGAFARHGQAARLRLLADDPLIERPLLSPGAAWIIRRILAGEAQPQPDAALPLIAPLAWKTGTSYGYRDAWAIGINARYLIGVWVGRPDGTPVAGQFGAASAIPVLNQVHHLLMASPQLRGAVLPADPRPASVSALTLCWPGGQPLPAGDSNCRQRRQSWVLNGTTPPTLLADGQEGLFGLQQTVWLNAQGERVAADCSGAQARRVALWPMPLEPWLLPDERRAQRLPLPSASCAPALQSIAPPLLLTGIRDGQILHRLPGKSELSLSVTTQGGEGMARWWFLNGEVLSAADGSLTQRLVLNRTGHYQLSVLDAAGQVAAVSFTVE, from the coding sequence ATGAAATTTCTTTTACGCCCCGTAAAAATTGTGCTGTCAGGTCTGTTTATTCTGCTGGCCCTGCTGTGGCTGGCGGATCGTTTGTTTCCTTTACCGTTGCAGCAGGCCGCACCTGCCCGCCTGGTGGTAGCGGAAGATGGCACCCCGCTATGGCGCTTCGCTGATAAAAACGGCATCTGGCGTTATCCGGTCACGCCGGAAGAGGTCTCGCCCTGGTATCTGCAGGCGCTGCTGACTTATGAAGATCGCTGGTTCTGGCATCATCCGGGCATCAATCCATTAGCGCTTTTGCGGGCAGCCTGGCAGGATTTACGCGGTGGTGAGATCGTCTCTGGCGGCAGTACCCTTACCATGCAGGTTGCACGGTTGATCGATCCGCAGCCGCGAACGTTTGCTGGCAAACTGCATCAGGCCTGGCGTGCATTGCAGCTGGAATGGCATCTCTCCAAGCGCGAAATATTAACGCTCTATTTGAACCGCGCGCCCTTTGGTGGAACGCTGGAGGGCGTGGGAGCAGCCAGCTGGAGCTGGTTGGGTAAGTCGCCTGCAGCGCTCACGCGCGGCGAAGCGGCGCTGTTGGCGGTATTGCCACAGGCGCCAAGCCGTTTACGCCCCGACCGCTGGCCAGAACGGGCGCAGGCAGCACGCGATAAAGTGCTGTTACGCCTGGCAGACTATGGCGTTTGGCCACGGGTGGACGTTGAGGAAATAATGCAGGAGCCGGTTTGGCTTGCGCCGCGCCAGATGCCGCAGTTAGCGCCATTGTTGGCGCGCCGGGTGTTGGCGTTATCAAAGCAAAGCAAAATCACCACCACCATCAATACCTCGCTACAGCGGCAGATCGAAGCGTTAGCGCAGGGCTGGAAAGGATCGTTGCCGCCGCGTACCTCTATGGCGGTGCTGGTAGTGGATCATACTACGATGCAGGTTCGCGCCTGGATGGGTTCGGTCGATCTTAACGATGAGAGCCGCTTCGGCCATGTTGATATGATCGGCAGCGTGCGATCGCCGGGATCGGTGCTGAAGCCCTTTTTGTATGGGCTGGCGCTGGATGATGGCTTGATCGCCGCAGAGTCCTTGTTACAGGATGTGCCGCGCCGCTTTGGCGATTATCGACCCGGTAATTTTGATACCGGCTTTCATGGCCCGGTTAGCGCCAGCGAAGCGCTGGTTCGTTCACTAAACCTGCCTGCGGTGCAGCTTCTGGAGGCTTATGGTCCGAAACGTCTGACTGCGGCGCTGCGTAATGCGGGCTTAACCCTGCGTTTTCCCGCTGCGGCAGAACCTAATTTGTCGCTGATCCTTGGCGGCACAGGTGCGCGCATGGAAGAGATCGTGGCGGCATATGGCGCTTTTGCCCGACATGGCCAGGCGGCCCGTCTGCGTTTGCTGGCCGATGATCCCTTAATCGAACGGCCTTTGTTATCCCCTGGCGCGGCCTGGATTATACGGCGCATTCTGGCAGGCGAAGCCCAGCCTCAGCCTGACGCCGCGCTGCCTTTGATAGCGCCGTTAGCCTGGAAAACCGGCACCAGCTATGGCTATCGTGATGCCTGGGCTATCGGGATCAATGCGCGTTATCTGATCGGGGTATGGGTCGGACGGCCTGATGGCACGCCGGTAGCTGGTCAGTTTGGTGCAGCAAGCGCTATTCCGGTCCTTAATCAGGTGCATCATCTGTTGATGGCCTCGCCGCAGCTGCGTGGGGCTGTGCTGCCTGCCGATCCGCGTCCCGCCAGCGTGAGTGCGTTAACGTTATGTTGGCCGGGCGGACAACCGTTGCCTGCAGGCGACAGCAACTGCCGTCAGCGACGACAAAGCTGGGTATTAAACGGTACTACGCCACCAACCCTGCTTGCCGACGGTCAGGAAGGGCTTTTCGGCCTGCAGCAAACCGTTTGGCTCAATGCACAAGGAGAGCGGGTTGCAGCGGATTGCAGTGGCGCACAGGCCCGGCGGGTAGCGCTTTGGCCCATGCCGCTGGAGCCGTGGCTGCTGCCCGATGAGCGGCGCGCGCAGCGTCTGCCGTTGCCCTCGGCCAGCTGTGCGCCAGCCCTACAAAGTATCGCGCCGCCGCTACTATTAACCGGCATACGGGATGGGCAGATTCTGCATCGTTTACCGGGAAAATCTGAATTATCGCTGAGCGTAACGACGCAGGGAGGAGAAGGTATGGCGCGGTGGTGGTTTCTTAATGGTGAAGTACTGAGCGCTGCCGACGGCAGTTTGACGCAGCGGCTGGTATTGAATCGTACGGGGCATTATCAGCTCAGCGTGCTGGATGCTGCCGGCCAGGTCGCCGCCGTCTCTTTTACCGTGGAATAA